One Hippocampus zosterae strain Florida chromosome 4, ASM2543408v3, whole genome shotgun sequence genomic window carries:
- the LOC127599854 gene encoding mucin-2-like — translation MFQNQPIAKLLFDAEKQLRVRKQLDESVVTTRPGQTTAAEGTIFKSETTPRLTPGPTTTSTTVDYSTTDLTPTHVLGTTIIRPVTQTLAGTETVYTSPTSTTGRDRITASASSVPVNPKLCGCFFNGTPYRPGEFVYNASDGFGRCFVAYCNASCQVETRPGLCPTLAADTAGCVVVTPDNALHVVEVNSTWVWPGDACLTFTCQRINGHLHTMETKTTCPAFNPLDCRPGSETTDVNGCCRRCELRNVCQVRTRAAVLEVNGCRSAGPVNVTSCAGQCESSSTYSAAADAMTHRCQCCRESATSRRAVELTCPDGSRLRHSVVVVEACRCGAAACLEELPGP, via the exons ATGTTCCAAAACCAACCCATCGCAAAATTATTGTTCGACGCAGAAAAACAACTAAGAGTGAGAAAACAACTGGACGAG TCTGTGGTTACCACCAGACCCGGACAAACAACCGCAGCAGAGGGAACCATAttcaagagtgaaacaacacccagaCTCACCCCTGGGCCAACAACCACATCTACTACAGTTGACTACAGTACTACTGATTTGACTCCAACGCATGTTCTTGGGACCACAATTATCAGACCCGTAACACAAACCCTTGCCGGCACTGAGACTGTGTACACAAGTCCAACAAGCACGACCGGGCGAGACAGGATCACAGCTTCAGCCTCTTCTGTCCCAGTCAATCCAAAGTTGTGTGGCTGTTTTTTCAACGGGACTCCGTACCGTCCTG GTGAGTTTGTGTACAACGCGAGCGACGGTTTTGGCCGGTGTTTCGTCGCGTATTGCAACGCATCCTGTCAAGTGGAGACACGACCCGGGCTCTGCCCGACGCTCGCCGCCGACACCGCCGGCTGCGTCGTGGTCACTCCCGACAACGCTTTGCACGTCGTCGAG GTGAACAGCACGTGGGTGTGGCCCGGCGACGCCTGTCTGACGTTCACATGCCAGCGCATCAACGGGCACCTGCACACTATGGAGACCAAGACCACCTGCCCCGCTTTCAACCCGCTGGACTGCCGACCC GGCAGCGAGACCACCGACGTCAACGGCTGCTGTCGACGTT GTGAGCTGCGCAACGTGTGCCAAGTGCGGACGCGAGCCGCCGTCCTGGAGGTGAACGGCTGTCGCAGCGCCGGACCCGTCAACGTCACTTCCTGCGCCGGGCAATGCGAGAGCTCGTCCAC GTACTCGGCGGCCGCCGACGCCATGACTCACCGGTGCCAGTGCTGCCGAGAGAGCGCCACCAGCCGGCGGGCGGTGGAGCTGACCTGCCCCGACGGATCCAGGCTGCGGCATAGCGTCGTGGTGGTGGAAGCGTGTCGCTGCGGCGCCGCGGCCTGCCTCGAGGAGCTGCCGGGACCCTGA
- the LOC127598877 gene encoding mucin-5AC yields the protein MGIQLVWNLEDALSIEVDDKYRGSLCGLCGNFDGIDNEFAKDGAPLSVAEYAARHKVGGAAETCEEAGDEPAPRPDCGHQEACARLFSSAAFSGCRNLVDADALARACAFDVCASGEDGPAPTAPTALCRSASELSRQCARAGGAPGAWRNATFCPHECPAPKVYVDCLTAPPGSTGTECESSCATLDTPCISHGCTSGCACPDGLVSDGLGGCIEAGECPCVHNGQTYPPGHVLRVDCNTCTCAGRKFTCTSNACDAVCAVYGDGHLITFDDKRIDFPGQCEHTLVQDYCGDNKTEGSFRIVSKNVACGSSATTSCSKIVKIFVQDDEEYHLKEEKFHVIRSHRRLVPAPVRQMGIYMVVTIGPGVVVMWDKKTSVFIKLAPRYRGKVCGLCGNYDGNIRNDLAKRSGESVADAPALASGWTASESDCPAAARLRSLSEPCGNNRYRAAWAERRCGVIVGPTFQACHSRVDPGPYYDACVRDACACDGSDSERVCTAVAAYSMACSEAGACVQWRRPKFCPIFCDYYNAPGGCEWHYKPCGADCMKTCRNPSGSCSQLISGLEGCYPKCPPSRPYFDEDNMTCVSWERCGCYDNRDARYDVGEAVPAENCHTCLCTASGIECSYTRSRCTCFVNGKTYTYGATIYNATDGLGNCIAATCGPNGTVSREVYPCFTIVGPTPNASPLNFSKLGMTTDGVTWTPTTAKLTTDRTTHDEKSTGKDEKRVGTIGQVGIPSTHVGKPPFTGPHFTTITESKGPTPQQSVVTTTTTRPGETTVTEGTTVKSETTPRVTAGPTTTSTSIVGKPPFTGPHFTTITESKGPTSHQSVVTTTTTRPGETTVTEGTTVKSETTPRVTAGPTTTSTSIVGKPPFTGPHFTTITESKGPTPQQSVVTTTTTRPGETTVTEGTTVKSKTIPRVTAGPTTTSPTAVGETTATQYTGATSQPYFSTTTINVPKPTYRKIIVRRRKTTKSEKTTGRGETTRPGFTTGPTTTSTTIVGKPPFTGPHFTTITESKGPTSQQSVVTTTTTRPGETTVTEGTTVKSETTPRVTAGPTTTSTSIVGKPPFTGPHFTTITESKGPTSQQSVVTTTTTRPGETTVTEGTTVKSETIPRVTAGPATTSPTAVGETTATQYTGATSQPYFSTTTINVPKPTHRKIIVRRRKTTKSEKTTGRGETTRPGFTTGPTTTSTTIVGKPPFTGPDFTTITESKGPTSQQSVVTTTTTRPGETTVTEGTTVKSETTPRVTAGPTTTSTSIVGKPPFTGPHFTTITESKGPTSHQSVVTTTTTR from the exons ATGGGAATCCAACTGGTCTGGAACCTCGAAGACGCCCTGAGC ATCGAGGTGGACGACAAATACCGGGGCTCGCTCTGCGGCCTCTGCGGGAACTTTGACGGAATCGACAACGAGTTTGCCAAAGACG GGGCGCCGCTTTCCGTCGCCGAATACGCCGCCCGGCACAAAGTCGGCGGAGCGGCGGAGACGTGCGAGGAAGCCGGAGACGAGCCCGCCCCGCGGCCCGACTGCGGCCACCAG GAGGCGTGCGCGCGGCTCTTTTCCAGCGCGGCCTTCAGCGGCTGTCGGAACCTGGTGGACGCCGACGCTTTGGCCCGAGCGTGCGCGTTTGACGTCTGCGCCTCGGGCGAGGATGGGCCGGCCCCCACGGCCCCCACGGCCCTGTGCCGAAGCGCGTCCGAGCTCTCGCGACAGTGCGCTCGCGCCGGAGGAGCGCCGGGCGCGTGGAGGAACGCCACCTTCTGCC CCCACGAGTGCCCGGCCCCAAAGGTCTACGTGGACTGTCTGACGGCCCCGCCGGGCTCCACCGGGACCGAATGTGAGAGCAGCTGCGCCACCCTGGACACGCCATGC ATCAGCCACGGCTGCACGTCGGGGTGCGCCTGTCCCGACGGTCTGGTGTCGGACGGGCTCGGGGGCTGCATCGAGGCCGGCGAATGCCCCTGCGTCCACAACGGCCAGACCTACCCGCCCGGACATGTCCTCCGGGTGGACTGCAACACCTG CACCTGCGCAGGCAGAAAGTTCACCTGCACCAGCAACGCGTGCGATGCTGTGTGCGCCGTCTACGGCGACGGACATCTCATCACCTTTGACGACAAGAGGATTGACTTTCCGGGACAGTGTGAACACACGCTCGTGCAG gactACTGCGGAGACAACAAGACGGAGGGAAGTTTCCGGATTGTTAGCAAGAACGTCGCATGCGGAAGCTCGGCAACCACATCCTGCTCCAAGATAGTGAAGATCTTTGTCCAG GACGATGAAGAATACCACCTGAAGGAGGAGAAGTTCCACGTCATCCGCAGCCATCGCCGGCTTGTTCCGGCTCCGGTGCGCCAGATGGGCATCTACATGGTAGTCACCATCGGACCGGGAGTCGTCGTCATGTGGGACAAGAAGACCTCAGTCTTCATCAAACTGGCGCCACGCTATCGG GGCAAGGTGTGCGGCCTGTGCGGCAACTATGACGGAAACATTCGCAATGACCTGGCCAAGCGTTCCGGAGAGAGCGTCGCCGACGCGCCGGCGTTGGCGAGCGGCTGGACGGCCTCGGAGTCCGACTGCCCCGCCGCCGCGCGCCTCCGCTCGCTGTCGGAGCCGTGCGGCAACAACCGCTACCGTGCGGCGTGGGCGGAGAGGCGCTGCGGCGTCATCGTCGGGCCCACCTTTCAGGCCTGCCACTCACGG GTGGATCCCGGTCCGTACTACGACGCGTGTGTGCGTGACGCGTGCGCGTGCGACGGCAGCGACAGCGAGCGTGTGTGCACGGCGGTGGCGGCCTACTCCATGGCTTGCAGCGAGGCCGGAGCTTGCGTACAATGGCGGAGGCCCAAATTCTGCC CCATCTTTTGCGACTACTACAATGCCCCCGGGGGCTGCGAGTGGCACTACAAGCCGTGCGGAGCTGACTGCATGAAGACTTGCAGGAATCCTTCGGGGAGTTGTTCGCAGCTCATCAGCGGCCTCGAAG GATGCTACCCAAAGTGTCCTCCCAGTCGTCCGTACTTTGACGAGGACAACATGACGTGTGTGTCGTGGGAGCGCTGCGGTTGCTATGACAACCGGGACGCCCGCTACGACGTGGGCGAGGCGGTTCCTGCTGAGAATTGTCACACTTG CTTGTGTACAGCATCTGGAATAGAGTGTAGCTACACCAGAAGCA GGTGTACGTGCTTCGTCAACGGAAAAACATACACGTACGGAGCCACCATCTACAACGCGACGGATGGGCTTGGAAACTGCATCGCAGCGACATGCGGCCCCAACGGGACTGTGAGCCGCGAGGTTTATCCATGTTTCACAATCGTCGGCCCGACACCGAACGCCTCGCCGCTCAACTTCAGCAAATTGGGAATGACGACAGATG GTGTTACTTGGACACCTACAACTGCAAAGTTAACCACGGACCGAACCACACATGATGAAAAATCAAcaggaaaagatgaaaaaagagTGGGAACAATTGGGCAAGTTGGCATCCCTTCCACACATGTcgggaaacctccattcactggaccacattttacaacaattaccgaatccaaaggaccaaccccccaacagtctgtggttaccacaactaccaccagacctggagaaacaaccgtgacagagggaaccacagtcaagagtgaaacaacacccagagtcaccgctgggccaacaaccacctcaacctccattgtggggaaacctccattcactggaccacattttacaacaattaccgaatccaaaggaccaacctcccatcagtctgtggttaccacaactaccaccagacctggagaaacaaccgtgacagagggaaccacagtcaagagtgaaacaacacccagagtcaccgctgggccaacaaccacctcaacctccattgtggggaaacctccattcactggaccacattttacaacaattaccgaatccaaaggaccaaccccccaacagtctgtggttaccacaactaccaccagacctggagaaacaaccgtgacagagggaaccacagtcaagagtaaaacaatacccagagtcaccgctgggccaacaaccacGTCTCCGACAGCTGTTGGTGAAACAACTGCGACACAATACACAGGCGCAACATCCCAACCCTATTTTAGTACCACGACTATCAATGTTCCAAAACCAACCTATCGCAAAATTATTGTTCGACGCAGAAAAACAACTAAGAGTGAGAAAACAACTGGACGAGGTGAGACAACGAGACCTGGATTCACCACTGgtccaacaaccac ctcaaccaccattgtggggaaacctccattcactggaccacattttacaacaattaccgaatccaaaggaccaacctcccaacagtcggtggttaccacaactaccaccagacctggagaaacaaccgtgacagagggaaccacagtcaagagtgaaacaacacccagagtcaccgctggcccaacaaccacctcaacctccattgtggggaaacctccattcactggaccacattttacaacaattaccgaatccaaaggaccaacctcccaacagtcggtggttaccacaactaccaccagacctggagaaacaaccgtgacagagggaaccacagtcaagagtgaaacaatacccagagtcaccgctgggccaGCAACCACGTCTCCGACAGCTGTTGGTGAAACAACTGCGACACAATACACAGGCGCAACATCCCAACCCTATTTTAGTACCACGACTATCAATGTTCCAAAACCAACCCATCGCAAAATTATTGTTCGACGCAGAAAAACAACTAAGAGTGAGAAAACAACTGGACGAGGTGAGACAACGAGACCTGGATTCACCACTGgtccaacaaccacctcaaccaccattgtggggaaacctccattcactggaccagattttacaacaattaccgaatccaaaggaccaacctcccaacagtctgtggttaccacaactaccaccagacctggagaaacaaccgtgacagagggaaccacagtcaagagtgaaacaacacccagagtcaccgctgggccaacaaccacctcaacctccattgtggggaaacctccattcactggaccacattttacaacaattaccgaatccaaaggaccaacctcccatcagtctgtggttaccacaactaccaccaga
- the LOC127599855 gene encoding zinc finger protein Xfin-like has protein sequence MCKVKMLRALVNQRLNAAVEEIFVVLERTISEYEDELSRTKEENLRQRQLLDALMEASAAVGETLASDVSQDDDDDDDDADDTPEQRERSSGGEQQQEQEEERAEPQPSCTKERRARGRPRDGAADEREEAVPPRGKPPPAAAPAPVKGEPRDRARRPLGAHGKAGGPSVPPVPPAEAPRGYRPDHGRFDAKHFKCSLCDSAFFKMSDLQRHMMIHSGEKPFSCTVCPKRFIRKAHLVYHMRTHTGEKPFTCSFCAKRFSLKGNLMRHTRKHTGEKPFKCGQCDAGFGLRPALIQHLRTHSGEKPFKCSFCGEGFAQRAHLIGHTRVHTGEKPFSRHARAEKLSGHAGAGEKPFGGDSGEDKLPHGRQLDKGEGGGARTDFDTDSVVELDPPMDAQPHPRPQAVRPEALRECSSGAGKPEPPCVKEEEEEADVSQGGGEHLQGLPQDEDEGEAPGRRLPVIRVVVKGEDEDRAAQSSQLGRGRSGTEAGGPSVPLSDGDNRTNEEDPKRGRRRGQKRERRFKCCECAKGFGTKRNLKTHMMIHTGEKPFICSVCGASFSLKGTLMIHMRTHTGEKPFACSMCGEKFSQKVNLTKHTRKHTGEKPFPCSICSERFSQKSNLMIHMRWHTGEKPFHCPVCGERFSQKGNLMIHTRTHTGEKPYPCSVCGQTFSRKDILSKHARTHTGEKPFACAVCGESFAQSGNLKTHVRTHTGEKPYGCGRCPVRFAYKYQLNKHKCASDVTGAPSYASPQEELSDNKLPFWEKVRPQTEQEKGFSTACVLLCVARLPFWENRLPQMEQGKGFSPLCVLMCRNKCPFWENFCAQTEQGKGFSPVCVRMCLKSAERRLKLVSQAAQEKLFSPVWVCACVAKLPLREKLSPQTEQVKGFSPVCVLACLIRLPFSENLLPHIIQDGGQRACAVLICNRKKRRCSSIREPFCVDVFISFPLLLLRFGFVEWSPLTRPKTNRLARLVSRRCQRRGGSGEALRLGLAASAFLGRERRTKGGTTEEKPTPMDAPAAGFPQLEGVPRHQGEEEEQPSPRRFKEEEEEADVSGPGGRRRPQGEEADTCDFPVIRVVVKSDDDDEDSPAPAESSSANGPDDSKRRPRRAKSLASESAAKAHAGEKAFVCSLCGKSFSQKGTLTIHMRKHSGEKPYPCPACHMAFRDRSTLLKHTQTHTGEKSFACAVCAQSFARKSNLKEHAKTHSGEKPFACAVCAKGFAKKINLKAHMRIHSGEKPFSCSLCGAAFRFRSSLIPHMRTHTGQNFTCSFCGKIFSRTMSLLEHTRIHTGEKPFSCSVCNRTFRLQSTVANHMKTHSAAKAFACPVCHSRFTLQATMARHMRTHTGEKPFPCHACARHFAYKYQLDKHRCAGHTS, from the exons ATgtgtaaagtgaaaatgctgcgaGCGCTGGTCAACCAGCGGCTGAACGCGGCCGTGGAGGAAATCTTTGTGGTGTTGGAGAGAACCATCAGCGAGTACGAGGACGAACTTTCGCGAACCAAAGAGGAGAACCTGCGACAGCGGCAACTTTTGGACGCGCTCATGGAGGCGAGCGCGGCAG TGGGAGAGACGTTGGCTTCAG ACGTCAGTcaagacgacgacgatgatgacgacgacgcaGACGACACCCCGGAGCAGCGGGAGCGGAGTTCCGGGggggagcagcagcaggagcaggaggaggagcgggCGGAACCCCAGCCGAGTTGCACCAAAGAGCGGCGAGCGCGCGGTCGGCCGCGGGACGGCGCCGCCGACGAGCGGGAGGAGGCGGTGCCGCCGCGCGGCAAGCCTCCCCCCGCCGCGGCTCCCGCGCCGGTCAAGGGCGAGCCGCGAGACCGAGCCCGGCGGCCCCTGGGCGCCCACGGGAAAGCGGGCGGCCCTTCGGTCCCTCCGGTGCCGCCGGCCGAAGCGCCCCGGGGCTATCGGCCGGACCACGGCCGCTTCGACGCCAAGCACTTCAAATGCTCCCTGTGCGACTCTGCCTTTTTCAAGATGTCCGATTTGCAGCGGCACATGATGATCCACTCGGGAGAGAAACCTTTCAGCTGCACGGTGTGCCCCAAGAGGTTCATCCGCAAGGCGCATCTGGTCTACCACATGAGGacgcacacgggcgagaagcccttCACGTGCTCCTTCTGCGCCAAGCGCTTCTCGCTCAAAGGCAACCTGATGCGGCACACCAGGAAGCACACGGGCGAAAAGCCCTTCAAGTGCGGCCAGTGCGACGCCGGCTTCGGCCTGCGCCCCGCCCTCATCCAGCACCTGCGCACGCACAGCGGCGAGAAACCCTTCAAGTGCTCCTTCTGCGGCGAAGGCTTCGCTCAGCGCGCCCACCTCATCGGACACACCCGCGTCCACACGGGAGAAAAGCCCTTCTCGCGCCACGCGCGCGCCGAGAAATTGTCCGGCCACGCGGGGGCCGGCGAAAAGCCCTTCGGCGGCGACTCGGGCGAGGACAAATTGCCGCACGGGCGTCAACTGGACAAAGGCGAGGGCGGCGGCGCTCGGACGGACTTTGACAC CGACTCCGTTGTGGAGCTCGACCCTCCGATGGACGCGCAGCCGCACCCGCGCCCGCAAG CCGTCCGTCCAGAGGCGCTTCGGGAGTGCAGCTCCGGCGCGGGGAAGCCAGAGCCCCCCTGcgtcaaagaggaagaggaagaggcggaCGTCAGTCAGGGGGGAGGAGAGCATCTCCAGGGTCTCCCCCAGGACGAGGACGAGGGGGAGGCCCCCGGCCGCCGGCTCCCGGTGATTCGAGTCGTGGTGAAGGGCGAAGACGAGGACCGCGCGGCTCAGTCGTCTCAGCTTGGGCGCGGGCGAAGCGGGACGGAAGCCGGCGGCCCCTCGGTGCCCCTGTCGGACGGCGACAACCGGACAAACGAGGAAGACCCCAAGCGAGGCCGTCGGAGAGGTCAGAAGCGCGAGCGCCGCTTCAAATGCTGCGAGTGCGCCAAAGGTTTCGGCACCAAGCGAAACCTGAAAACGCACATGATGATTCACACGGGCGAGAAACCCTTCATTTGCTCCGTCTGCGGCGCGAGCTTCTCGCTGAAAGGCACCCTGATGATCCACATGAGGacgcacacgggggagaaacccTTTGCGTGCTCCATGTGCGGCGAGAAATTCTCGCAGAAGGTCAACTTGACCAAGCACACCAGGAAgcacaccggggagaaaccTTTCCCCTGCTCCATCTGCAGCGAGCGCTTCTCCCAGAAGAGCAACTTGATGATCCACATGAGGTggcacacgggggagaaacccTTTCACTGCCCGGTTTGCGGCGAACGCTTCTCCCAAAAAGGCAATCTGATGATCCACACCAGgacgcacacgggagaaaagCCCTACCCCTGCTCCGTGTGCGGTCAAACCTTCTCCCGCAAGGACATTTTGTCCAAACACGCCAGGACGCACACGGGTGAGAAACCTTTCGCTTGCGCCGTCTGCGGCGAAAGCTTTGCGCAGAGCGGCAACTTGAAGACGCACGTGAGGACGCACACGGGGGAAAAACCTTACGGCTGCGGCCGGTGCCCCGTCAGATTTGCGTACAAGTATCAGCTCAACAAACACAAGTGTGCCTCGGATGTCACTGGCGCGCC GTCGTACGCGAGCCCGCAAGAAGAGCTCAGCGACAACAAG TTGCCGTTCTGGGAGAAGGTGCGCCCGCAAACGGAGCAGGAGAAGGGTTTCTCCACGGCGTGCGTGCTCTTGTGCGTGGCCAGGCTGCCCTTTTGGGAGAATCGCTTGCCGCAGATGGAGCAGGGGAAGGGTTTCTCTCCGCTGTGCGTCCTCATGTGTCGCAACAAATGTCCCTTCTGGGAGAATTTTTGCGCGCAGACGGAGCAGGGGAAGGGCTTTTCGCCCGTGTGCGTCCGCATGTGTCTCAAAAGCGCCGAACGCAGGCTGAAGCTGGTCTCGCAGGCGGCGCAGGAAAAGCTTTTCTCGCCggtgtgggtgtgcgcgtgcgtggccAAGTTGCCTTTGCGGGAGAAGCTTTCGCCGCAAACTGAGCAAGTGAAgggtttctctcccgtgtgcgtGCTGGCGTGTCTCATCAGGTTGCCCTTTTCGGAGAATCTTTTGCCGCACA TCATCCAAGATGGCGGCCAGCGAGCATGCGCAGTGTTGATTTGCAACCGTAAAAAACGTCGATGCTCTTCGATTCGGGAGCCGTTTTGCGTCGACGTGTTCATTTCGTTCCCACTTTTGCTGCTACGTTTCGGTTTTGTCGAGTGGTCGCCGTTGACGCGGCCAAAAACAAATCGGCTTGCTCGGCTTGTTAGTCGCCGTTGCCAACGAAGGGGCGGAAGCGGCGAAGCGTTGCGTCTCGGGCTGGCCGCAAGCGCTTTTCTTGGAAGGGAACGGAGAACGAAGGGCGGAACCACGGAGGAAAAGCCGACCCCCATGGATGCGCCCGCGGCAG GTTTCCCGCAGCTggaaggtgtcccccgccatcagggggaggaagaggagcagccGTCGCCCCGCCGctttaaagaggaagaggaagaagcggACGTGAGCGGgccgggggggcggcggcggccacaaGGCGAGGAGGCGGACACGTGCGACTTTCCGGTGATTCGGGTGGTCGTGAAAAGcgacgacgatgacgaagaTTCGCCGGCGCCGGCGGAAAGCTCGTCGGCGAACGGGCCGGACGACTCAAAGCGGCGTCCCCGCCGCGCCAAAAGTTTGGCCTCCGAGTCGGCCGCGAAGGCTCACGCGGGAGAAAAAGCCTTCGTCTGCTCGTTGTGCGGGAAAAGCTTCAGCCAGAAGGGCACGCTGACCATCCACATGAGGAAGCACAGCGGCGAGAAGCCTTACCCGTGCCCGGCGTGCCACATGGCCTTCCGAGATCGCTCCACATTGCTCAAGCACACGCAAACCCACACGGGGGAGAAGTCGTTCGCCTGCGCCGTGTGCGCTCAGAGCTTCGCCCGGAAGAGCAACCTGAAGGAACACGCCAAGACGCACAGCGGCGAGAAGCCTTTCGCCTGCGCCGTCTGCGCCAAAGGCTTTGCCAAAAAGATCAACTTGAAGGCTCACATGCGAATCCACAGCGGCGAAAAGCCCTTCTCGTGCTCGCTGTGCGGCGCCGCCTTCCGCTTCCGCTCCTCCTTGATCCCGCACATGCGGACGCACACGGGCCAGAACTTCACCTGCTCCTTCTGCGGGAAGATCTTCTCGCGGACGATGAGCCTGCTGGAGCACACCCGCAtccacacgggcgagaagcccttCTCGTGCTCCGTGTGCAACCGGACCTTCCGGCTGCAGTCCACCGTCGCCAACCACATGAAAACGCACAGCGCCGCCAAAGCCTTCGCTTGCCCCGTGTGCCACTCGCGTTTCACGCTGCAGGCCACCATGGCCCGGCACATGAGGacgcacacgggcgagaagcccttCCCATGTCACGCCTGCGCCCGCCACTTTGCTTACAAGTATCAGCTGGACAAGCACCGGTGCGCCGGCCACACGAGTTGA
- the LOC127599093 gene encoding gastrula zinc finger protein XlCGF8.2DB-like, whose translation MDSHAADVGEEDGRRECSSRSEEERPGVKVEEEEVDIGQEADDLPVICVVVKEEHDDDGGGDRAHRCQGEGKVPAEPRRAEPPRDTSRWQGKSGFAGAATLQSHAEQKSFGCPYCAKAFPRKNNLKLHVRTHTGEKPFACPLCGKRFSEKGNLMRHASTHTGEKPFTCSVCGESFSRKGNLATHAHTHTGEKSFSCAACETSFSLRSALLRHMRTHTGEKPFPCSVCAQKFSQKGHLLRHMRTHSGEKPFPCSICGKRFSQKGSLATHKSTHAVEKPFSCSVCGRTFSQNGNLAKHARKHTGEKPFACQLCRRRFTHKYQLNKHKCAPEESRRR comes from the exons ATGGACTCTCACGCAGCAG ACGTCGGTGAAGAAGACGGCCGGCGGGAGTGCAGCTCCCGATCGGAGGAGGAGCGGCCCGGCGTTAAagtggaagaggaggaagtggaCATTGGTCAGGAGGCGGACGACTTGCCGGTGATTTGCGTGGTTGTGAAGGAGGAACACGAcgatgacggcggcggcgaccgAGCTCACCGGTGCCAAGGTGAGGGGAAGGTCCCGGCGGAGCCGAGGCGAGCCGAACCGCCGCGGGACACATCAAGGTGGCAAGGCAAAAGTGGCTTTGCGGGCGCGGCCACGTTGCAAAGTCACGCGGAGCAAAAAAGCTTCGGGTGTCCGTATTGCGCCAAAGCCTTCCCCAGGAAGAACAACTTGAAGCTCCACGTGAGGacgcacacgggagagaaaccgttCGCCTGCCCACTGTGCGGCAAAAGATTCTCCGAAAAGGGCAACCTGATGAGACACGCCAGCacgcacacgggagagaaacccTTCACTTGCTCAGTTTGCGGCGAAAGCTTCTCCCGCAAAGGCAACTTggccacgcacgcgcacacccacaccGGCGAGAAAAGCTTTTCCTGCGCCGCCTGCGAGACCAGCTTCAGCCTGCGTTCGGCGCTTTTGAGACACATGCGGACGCACACGGGCGAAAAGCCCTTCCCCTGCTCCGTCTGCGCGCAAAAATTCTCCCAGAAGGGACATTTGTTGCGACACATGAGGACGCACAGCGGAGAGAAACCCTTCCCCTGCTCCATCTGCGGCAAGCGATTCTCCCAAAAGGGCAGCCTGGCCACGCACAAGAGCACGCACGCCGTGGAGAAACCCTTCTCCTGCTCCGTTTGCGGGCGCACCTTCTCCCAGAACGGCAACTTGGCGAAGCACGCCAGGAAacacacgggagagaaacccTTCGCTTGTCAGCTTTGTCGGCGACGCTTCACACACAAGTACCAGCTGAACAAGCACAAATGTGCGCCCGAGGAGAGCCGCCGGAGATGA
- the LOC127599096 gene encoding zinc finger protein 771-like — MFKVQMLRAMVNERLSAAVEEVFAVLERTIADYEEELCRTKDENRRQRQLLDAVFKPHADARAPDAQGCPRVKEEEEQRADEADLGKPAVTRVVVKSEDESEEKAPSDGDAAEREGARPRRGGRRRLKSRADAEEGRPGAPPPPPPPARAEPPFSCSACDVTFKFQSTYLGHMRKHSGAKSFPCGVCQATFRFRSTFVNHMRTHTGEKPFACQVCNASFGVHSSLLRHARLHTGEKRFACSFCDKRFPRKASLVEHVRIHTGEKPLSCPVCRMSFRFHSKLVKHMRTHEGHRASDRAASGRAFESGPRPDERACAGGESGRAQTGPKV, encoded by the exons ATGTTTAAAGTGCAGATGCTGCGGGCGATGGTCAACGAGCGGCTGAGCGCGGCCGTGGAGGAGGTCTTCGCCGTGTTGGAAAGAACCATAGCGGACTACGAGGAGGAGCTTTGTCGAACCAAAGACGAGAACCGGCGACAGCGTCAACTACTCGACGCCGTTTTCAAACCTCACGCGGACGCACGCGCGCCAG ATGCGCAAGGGTGCCCCCgcgtgaaggaggaggaggagcagcgaGCGGACGAGGCCGACCTCGGCAAGCCGGCGGTGACGCGCGTCGTGGTCAAGAGCGAAGACGAAAGCGAGGAGAAGGCGCCGTCGGACGGCGACGCCGCCGAGCGGGAGGGCGCCCGTCCGCGGCGCGGCGGTCGAAGACGTTTGAAAAGCCGGGCCGACGCGGAGGAGGGGCGGCCcggggcgccgccgccgccgccgccgccggcccgagCGGAGCCCCCTTTCTCGTGTTCCGCGTGCGACGTGACCTTCAAGTTCCAGTCCACCTACCTCGGCCACATGAGGAAGCATTCGGGCGCCAAGTCGTTCCCCTGCGGCGTGTGCCAGGCCACCTTCCGCTTCCGCTCCACCTTCGTCAACCACATGAGGacgcacacgggcgagaagcccttCGCCTGTCAGGTGTGCAACGCCAGCTTCGGCGTCCACTCGTCGCTCTTGAGGCACGCGCGGCtgcacacgggcgagaagcgCTTCGCGTGCTCCTTCTGCGACAAAAGGTTCCCCCGAAAGGCCAGCCTGGTGGAGCACGTGAGGATccacaccggagagaaaccgCTGTCGTGTCCCGTGTGCCGCATGAGCTTCAGGTTTCATTCCAAGCTGGTCAAACACATGCGAACTCACGAGGGACACCGAGCTTCGGACCGCGCCGCCTCTGGCCGAGCGTTCGAGTCCGGGCCGAGGCCGGACGAACGCGCGTGCGCCGGCGGCGAAAGCGGCCGCGCTCAAACTGGCCCCAAGGTGTAG